Genomic segment of Bacteroides intestinalis DSM 17393:
GGTGCAGATGCAGTAGGCATCAAAGCCGGCAGGGAGTTTCTGTACATCTACCGTTACGCCCATTTCGAACTTGATGCCTTCGGCTTCAAGTACTCCCATCCGGCGGTCGATTACTGCTTTATCGAGTTTAAAATTAGGAATACCATAGCGTAGTAATCCGCCGGGCATGGGTTTGCTGTCAAAAAGGGTTACTTCATAGCCTTTAGCATTCAGCCGGCAGGCGGCGGAGAGTCCCGCAGGACCTGCACCGATAATGGCAACCCGCTTTCCATTACGTTCGGGCTGAATGGGCACGATGTAACCTTCGCGAAAAGCCGCTTCGGCAATAGCTGCCTCGTTTTCACGAATGGTGACAGGCTCATCGCACGAAAGCTTCAGTACGCACGACTTTTCGCAAAGTGCCGGACAGATGCGTCCGGTAAATTCGGGGAAGTCGTTTGTGGCGGCGAGCACTTCGTATGCTTCACGCCATTTACCTTTATAAAGTGCATCCTGAAATTCTGGCTGTTTATTGCCTAATGGGCACGCCCAGTGACAGAAGGGTACACCGCAATCCATGCAACGTGATGCCTGGAGTTTGCGTTCGTGACTGTTTAAAGTTTGCTCCACCTGACTGAAGTCGGTGATACGTTCGTGGACAGGACGGTATCCCGCTTCCTGTCGTGGTATGTTTAAGAATGCTTTTGGATTTCCCATTATACTATTCTTTAGTTTGACTAAGTAAATGTTTGTAATTAGTTTGTTTGCATAATTAAGTAGGCGACTAAACAGTAATTGTCAACTGTCAATTCTAATAATCTCTCTGCATCTCTGCAATCTTCTGTTGCAGTTTCCGCATTTGCTCCTCTTGCAACACCTTTTTGTACTCGATGGGGACTATCTGGATAAACTCATCCACATATCGGTTCCAGTCATCAAGCATGATGCGTGCCAAGTTGGAGCCTGTATAGAGGTAGTGCTGACGAATGAGTTCGTGCAATTCCTTACGATAGGATGCTTCTTCTATGAGGCTTAGTTCCACCATTTCCATATTGCAGAAATAATCGAAGTTTCCATCCTTATTCCACACGTATGCTACACCGCCCGACATACCGGCTGCGAAGTTACGCCCTGTTGAACCGAGGACTACCACACGACCGCCCGTCATGTACTCGCAACAATGATCGCCTACACCCTCTACAACGGCAATGGCACCGGAATTACGGACAGCGAAACGCTCGCCTACGCGCCCATTGATGTAAACTTCACCACTGGTTGCGCCATAGAGCAAGGTATTTCCTGCAATCGTATTCTTCTCGGCCTGGAAGTTAGAGCGTACCGGAGGCAACACAGCAATCCGTCCGCCCGAAAGACCTTTGCCGAGGTAATCGTTCGCTTCACCTTCCAGTTTGAAGTTGACACCCGGTACAAGGAATGCACCGAAACTTTGTCCTGCAGAACCTTTGAACTTTACGTTCAACGTATGTTCCGGCAGTCCCGCTTCACCGTACTTCGCGGCAATGGTGCCCGAAAGCATGGCTCCGCAAGCACGATCTGTATTGGCAATCGTATATTCCAGTGAGATTTCTTTCTGGTTTTCCAGAGCTTCAGTAGCGGCATGCAGCATCTCAACGTCTTTTACGTGGTCGATGCCATGTTGCTGGTCGATGGTGTGACGGATGGCTGCACCATTATCAACGCGTGCCAGTATTTGGTCGAAAGTAATCAGGGATTGCTTAGGGGATTCGTTTTCTGACTTGCGGATAATAAGATCCGTGCGTCCGATGATGTCATCCATACGTTCCACACCGATTTCGGCGAGATACTCCCGCACTTCCTGTGCCAGGAAAGTGAAGAAGTTCACCAGGTATTCGCTACGTCCGTGGAAGCGTCGGCGAAGTTCCTCATTTTGCGTCGCCACACCTACAGGGCAGGTATTCTGGTGGCATTTACGCATCATGACGCAGCCCAGTACAATCAAAGCGCTGGTTGCAAAACCGAACTCTTCGGCACCCAGCATCGCCATCAGTACGATGTCACGACCGGTTTTCAGTTGTCCGTCCACTTGCAGCATCACTTGCCCGCGCAGACCGTTCAGTACAAGGGTCTGTTGCGTTTCACTCAGTCCCAGTTCAGGAGAGATACCGGCATAGCGGATACTGGAGGCAGGAGAAGCCCCCGTGCCTCCTTCCGCACCGGAGATGACAATAAGGTCGGCTTTTGCTTTGGCCACTCCGGCTGCAATGGTTCCTACGCCGCTTTCGGCTACCAGTTTCACACTGATCTTGGCACGGGGATTTACATTCTTCAGGTCGAAGATTAACTGTGCCAAGTCCTCAATAGAATAAATGTCGTGATGGGGCGGGGGAGAAATCAATGAAATGCCGGGAATGGAGTGACGTGTTTTAGCAATCACCTGATCTACTTTAAAGCCCGGCAACTGACCGCCTTCACCCGGTTTGGCCCCTTGTGCCACTTTGATTTGTATTTCATCGGCGTTCACCAGATACTCCGTTGTTACGCCGAAACGTCCCGAAGCCACCTGCTTGATGGCACTACGCAGACTGGTTCCGTCTTCGCGGGGCGTAAAGCGTGCGCTGTCTTCGCCTCCCTCACCTGTGTTGCTGCGTCCGTGAATCCGGTTCATGGCAATGGCCATTGCCTCATGCGCTTCTTTGCTGATAGACCCATAACTCATGGCACCCGTCACAAAGCGGTGCATGATGCTTTCTACCGGTTCAACCTTATCTATAGAAATGGGGGCACGGCGGAAATCCAGGAAGTCGCGCAGGAAGATAGGCGCTTCTTTTCCATCTACCAGACTGGTGAATTCTTTGAATTTCTTATAGCTGCCCAAGCGTGTGGCGAGTTGTAAGGTAGAAATGGTTTCCGGATTCCAGGCATGTTTTTCTCCGTCTTTACGGAAAGCATACAAACCGTTGTTGGGGAGTAATCCGTCTACCTGTGCGGCAAAGCCTGCATCGTGGAATGCTATTGCATCGTGTGCCACTTCATCCAGCCGGATACCGCCTATAGTGGATCTCAACCCGCCGAAATAAGCATTGCTGAGCTCTTCACTCAAACCTACGGCTTCGAATATTTTCGCTCCCCGATACGAGCGGATGGTACTGATACCCATTTTACTCATAATCTTGAACAGTCCCTTGCAGATGGCTTTGATATATTTCTTTTCGGCAGTGGCATAATCCAACTGGATTTCTTCCTTCGCCACCAGCTTGTCGATCACGGCGAATGCCATGTAAGGGTTCAGGGCGCTGGCGCCAAATCCCAGTAATAGGGCTGCGTGCATCACCTCGCGTATTTCGCCGCTTTCCACTACCAATGCCGTCTGTACGCGTTTTCCTACCGAAATCAGGTGGTGGTGCACTGCGCTTACTGCCAGCAGGGAGGGGATAGCCGCATGAGTGGCATCCACATCACGGTCGCTTAGTACAATGTAGTTCACCCCTTCGCTGACGGACTCTTCCGCTTGCTTGCAAAGTGCTGTGAGTGCTTCCTGCAATCCGGCACGCCCCTTTGCCACTTCAAACAGCAAGGGTAGTTTCACCGTTTTGAAACCTTTGTAGCGGATGTTGCAAAGAATATCCAGTTGTGCATTGCTCAGGATGGGATGGTTGAGGCGCACCATCTTGCAATGGCTTTCGCTGGGTGTCAGGATGTTCATGCCCACGGCGCCGATATATTCCGTCAGTGACATTACCAGTTCCTCGCGTATAGGGTCGATAGGCGGATTGGTGACTTGTGCAAACTGCTGGCGGAAGTAGTTGTACAGCAGTTGCGGCTTATCCGAAAGCACGGCAAGCGGCGTATCATTCCCCATTGAGTTGATAGGCTCGGCACCTGTGGTACACATCGGAACGATGAGCCGCTCCACATCTTCCTTGGAATAGCCGAAGGTGCGCAGCATCCTCTCGTAATCGGGCACAGTGTGCGCTACCTTACGGCCGCTTTTCAGCTCATCCAGTTCGATGCGGTTTGTTGCCAGCCAACTACGGTAAGGCTTGGCTTCGGCCAACTGTTTTTTCAATTCCCCGTCGTAGTAGATTTCGCCTTTTTCGGTATCTACCAGTAGTATCTTACCCGGTTGCAGGCGTCCTTTCTCTTTGATGTCTCCCGGTTCGAAATCCATCACGCCCACTTCGCTGGCAACTACCATCATGTCGTTGTGCGTAATTAAATAACGTGCAGGACGCAGTCCGTTACGGTCGAGCATACCGCCTGCAAAACGCCCGTCGCTGAACAGCAAGGCAGCAGGGCCATCCCATGGTTCCATCAGGA
This window contains:
- a CDS encoding glutamate synthase subunit beta — its product is MGNPKAFLNIPRQEAGYRPVHERITDFSQVEQTLNSHERKLQASRCMDCGVPFCHWACPLGNKQPEFQDALYKGKWREAYEVLAATNDFPEFTGRICPALCEKSCVLKLSCDEPVTIRENEAAIAEAAFREGYIVPIQPERNGKRVAIIGAGPAGLSAACRLNAKGYEVTLFDSKPMPGGLLRYGIPNFKLDKAVIDRRMGVLEAEGIKFEMGVTVDVQKLPAGFDAYCICTGTPQARDLNIPGRELKGIYLALEMLSQQNQILDGETFPKDRLVNAKGKRVLVIGGGDTGSDCIGTSIRQGAVSVTQIEIMPQPPVGHNDATPWPQWPIVLKTTSSHEEGCTRRWSLASNQFIGKNGKVCGVEVEEVEWIPVQDGGRPTMKPTGKKEVIDADMVLLAMGFLKPEQPEFPENVFVAGDAARGASLVVHALADGRRVAQRVSEFFLGGEGRR
- the gltB gene encoding glutamate synthase large subunit, with translation MKEELFNNETKRKAGQQGKEESQHPVYQRQPRQLGLYDAENEHDACGVGMLVNIHGGKSHELVESALKVLENMRHRGAEGADNKTGDGAGILLQIPHEFILLQGIPVPEKGKYGTGLLFLPKDEKDQGAILSIIIEEIEKEGLTLMHLRNVPTCPEILGESALANEPDIKQIFITGFTESETADRKLYLIRKRIENKVRKSDIATREDFYVVSLSTKNIIYKGMLSSLQLRGYFPDLTNPYFTSGIALVHSRFSTNTFPTWGLAQPFRLLAHNGEINTIRGNRGWMEARESVLSSPVLGDIREIRPIIQPGMSDSASLDNVLEFLVMSGLSLPHAMAMLVPESFNEKNPISEDLKAFYEYHSILMEPWDGPAALLFSDGRFAGGMLDRNGLRPARYLITHNDMMVVASEVGVMDFEPGDIKEKGRLQPGKILLVDTEKGEIYYDGELKKQLAEAKPYRSWLATNRIELDELKSGRKVAHTVPDYERMLRTFGYSKEDVERLIVPMCTTGAEPINSMGNDTPLAVLSDKPQLLYNYFRQQFAQVTNPPIDPIREELVMSLTEYIGAVGMNILTPSESHCKMVRLNHPILSNAQLDILCNIRYKGFKTVKLPLLFEVAKGRAGLQEALTALCKQAEESVSEGVNYIVLSDRDVDATHAAIPSLLAVSAVHHHLISVGKRVQTALVVESGEIREVMHAALLLGFGASALNPYMAFAVIDKLVAKEEIQLDYATAEKKYIKAICKGLFKIMSKMGISTIRSYRGAKIFEAVGLSEELSNAYFGGLRSTIGGIRLDEVAHDAIAFHDAGFAAQVDGLLPNNGLYAFRKDGEKHAWNPETISTLQLATRLGSYKKFKEFTSLVDGKEAPIFLRDFLDFRRAPISIDKVEPVESIMHRFVTGAMSYGSISKEAHEAMAIAMNRIHGRSNTGEGGEDSARFTPREDGTSLRSAIKQVASGRFGVTTEYLVNADEIQIKVAQGAKPGEGGQLPGFKVDQVIAKTRHSIPGISLISPPPHHDIYSIEDLAQLIFDLKNVNPRAKISVKLVAESGVGTIAAGVAKAKADLIVISGAEGGTGASPASSIRYAGISPELGLSETQQTLVLNGLRGQVMLQVDGQLKTGRDIVLMAMLGAEEFGFATSALIVLGCVMMRKCHQNTCPVGVATQNEELRRRFHGRSEYLVNFFTFLAQEVREYLAEIGVERMDDIIGRTDLIIRKSENESPKQSLITFDQILARVDNGAAIRHTIDQQHGIDHVKDVEMLHAATEALENQKEISLEYTIANTDRACGAMLSGTIAAKYGEAGLPEHTLNVKFKGSAGQSFGAFLVPGVNFKLEGEANDYLGKGLSGGRIAVLPPVRSNFQAEKNTIAGNTLLYGATSGEVYINGRVGERFAVRNSGAIAVVEGVGDHCCEYMTGGRVVVLGSTGRNFAAGMSGGVAYVWNKDGNFDYFCNMEMVELSLIEEASYRKELHELIRQHYLYTGSNLARIMLDDWNRYVDEFIQIVPIEYKKVLQEEQMRKLQQKIAEMQRDY